Proteins found in one Triticum aestivum cultivar Chinese Spring chromosome 4D, IWGSC CS RefSeq v2.1, whole genome shotgun sequence genomic segment:
- the LOC123100744 gene encoding tyrosine decarboxylase-like yields the protein MAPANSLCQSIHTFGVVQAVHWRVGCIPPMAPPTCLDNITGQNGIVQVVVDTAEKKTKSTGLLDADEFRRQSHQVVDLISEYYDRMGDYPVHPSVTPGFLRNLLPPDAPFRPEPDAFSSALKDVRDIILPGLTHWQSARHMAHFPASSSTIGALGEALTAGINVVPFTWAASPAATELEVLVVDWLGKALHLPDSLLFAGGGGGTLLGTSCEAILCTLVAARDRKLAEIGGNMICDLVVYCSDQTHFAFRKAARIAGILRDHCRAIPTCHHNMFALSPTELEAAMQADVDAGLVPLFLCATLGTTQTTAVDPIGQLCAVTAPHGVWVHVDAAYAGSALVCPEFTDVIDGVEAVDSFSMNAHKWLLANNDCCAMWVKKPSALVAALGPEQDLILKDAASEGHNVVDYMDWTMTLTRRFRALKMWLVLRCYGIQGLRDHIRNHVRMAEAFEKMVKSDERFEVVTDRKFALVCFRLRSQDKFGRADKQPANRLNRRLLEEVNAATSGPYMSSATVGGMFILRCAIGSTLTEDHHVSDAWKVVQDQATIILHD from the coding sequence ATGGCACCAGCCAATTCACTTTGCCAAAGCATTCATACCTTTGGTGTGGTTCAGGCAGTGCATTGGCGTGTAGGTTGCATTCCACCAATGGCGCCACCGACATGCTTGGACAACATCACTGGCCAAAATGGCATCGTCCAGGTGGTGGTGGACACGGCGGAGAAGAAGACGAAATCTACCGGCCTGCTCGACGCTGACGAGTTCCGTCGTCAGAGTCACCAGGTAGTTGACTTGATCTCCGAGTACTATGACCGCATGGGCGACTACCCCGTGCACCCCAGCGTTACCCCCGGCTTCCTCCGCAACTTGCTCCCCCCAGACGCACCCTTCCGTCCGGAGCCGGACGCGTTCAGCTCCGCGCTCAAGGACGTCCGCGACATCATCCTCCCGGGCCTGACGCACTGGCAGAGCGCCCGCCACATGGCGCACTTCCCGGCGTCAAGCAGCACCATCGGCGCCCTAGGGGAGGCGCTCACCGCGGGCATCAACGTCGTCCCGTTCACATGGGCCGCCTCACCGGCCGCCACCGAGCTTGAAGTGCTGGTCGTGGACTGGCTCGGCAAGGCGCTGCACCTGCCGGACAGTCTCCTcttcgccggcggcggcggtgggacgcTTCTTGGCACCTCGTGCGAAGCGATACTCTGCACTCTCGTGGCCGCGAGGGACCGGAAGCTCGCCGAGATCGGCGGGAACATGATCTGCGACCTCGTCGTCTACTGCTCCGACCAGACACACTTCGCCTTCCGCAAGGCCGCACGCATTGCCGGCATCCTGCGTGACCACTGCCGCGCCATACCCACGTGCCACCACAACATGTTCGCTCTCTCGCCAACCGAACTGGAAGCAGCCATGCAGGCTGACGTGGACGCCGGGCTGGTGCCACTTTTCCTGTGCGCCACGCTTGGGACGACCCAAACGACCGCCGTGGACCCCATCGGCCAGCTCTGCGCTGTGACGGCACCACACGGCGTGTGGGTGCACGTGGACGCCGCATACGCCGGCTCCGCGCTGGTCTGCCCGGAGTTCACCGACGTGATCGACGGCGTGGAGGCCGTCGACTCGTTTAGCATGAACGCCCACAAGTGGCTCCTCGCCAACAACGACTGTTGCGCCATGTGGGTGAAGAAGCCGAGCGCACTGGTGGCGGCGCTCGGACCGGAGCAGGATTTGATCCTCAAGGACGCGGCATCGGAGGGGCACAACGTGGTCGACTACATGGACTGGACCATGACGCTGACCCGCCGGTTCCGCGCGCTCAAGATGTGGCTCGTGCTCCGCTGCTACGGCATCCAAGGCCTGCGCGACCACATCCGCAATCACGTCCGCATGGCCGAGGCGTTCGAGAAGATGGTCAAGTCCGACGAAAGGTTCGAGGTCGTGACGGACCGGAAGTTTGCGCTGGTGTGCTTCCGGCTCCGGTCACAGGACAAATTCGGCCGCGCCGACAAGCAGCCGGCCAACCGGCTCAACCGACGCCTCCTTGAGGAGGTGAACGCTGCCACCTCGGGTCCATACATGAGCTCGGCAACCGTTGGTGGCATGTTCATACTAAGGTGTGCCATTGGAAGCACACTCACAGAGGACCACCACGTGAGCGATGCATGGAAGGTTGTGCAGGATCAGGCCACCATAATCCTTCATGACTAA
- the LOC123100745 gene encoding linamarin synthase 1, with protein sequence MASSQPAKAKPHVLLIPYPAQGHVNPLLRLAKALHMRSFHITFVHTEHNHRRLLRSRGPGAVEEVPGFRFETIPDGLPPADLDATQDIWMLCEATRRTCPGPVRELIERLSHTEGVPPVTCVIADGAMGFVVHVAKELMLPAYLFFTTSACGLLAYLNFDQLVKRGYVPFKDENCFTDGYLDTPVGWITGMISNVRIRDLPTFIHTTDTNDVMVTINIKQCELDAPAADGILLNTFDDLEQTSLAAIRERLPNTITIGPLISLPSYLPSLTSSLWKEDNVCTSWLDKQPDGSVVYVNFGSITVMSTEQMVEFARGLDGAGSPFLWVVRPDMVRDGSLPEGFVEEVAGRGLIVGWCDQEAVLEHRATGGFLTHCGWNSTLESLRAGVPMVCWPFFAEQVTNCRYACDEWGVGIEMARQAGREEVQAAVRELMGDRAMRRKAAEWKEKAEKAVTVGGSSHGNLERFIQEIARVK encoded by the exons ATGGCGTCGTCGCAGCCGGCCAAGGCCAAGCCGCACGTCCTGCTCATCCCCTACCCGGCTCAAGGCCATGTGAACCCGTTGCTGAGGCTGGCCAAGGCcctgcacatgcgctccttccacATCACCTTCGTCCACACCGAGCACaaccatcgccgcctcctccggtCCCGCGGGCCAGGCGCCGTCGAGGAGGTCCCTGGCTTCCGATTCGAGACAATTCCTGACGGGCTCCCGCCGGCAGACCTCGATGCCACCCAGGACATCTGGATGCTCTGTGAGGCCACGAGGCGGACGTGTCCGGGGCCTGTCAGGGAGCTCATCGAGAGGCTCAGCCACACCGAGGGCGTCCCGCCGGTGACCTGCGTCATCGCCGATGGCGCCATGGGGTTCGTGGTGCACGTGGCCAAGGAGTTGATGCTGCCAGCCTATCTGTTCTTCACGACCAGTGCATGTGGGCTCTTGGCATATCTCAACTTTGATCAGCTTGTCAAGAGAGGCTACGTGCCATTCAAAG ATGAGAACTGCTTCACGGACGGTTACCTCGACACCCCTGTGGGCTGGATAACCGGAATGATCAGCAACGTCCGCATCCGCGACCTCCCAACGTTCATCCACACGACCGACACCAATGATGTCATGGTGACCATCAACATCAAGCAGTGCGAGCTGGACGCTCCGGCCGCTGACGGCATCCTCCTCAACACCTTCGATGACCTAGAGCAAACGTCGTTGGCCGCCATCCGCGAGCGTCTACCCAACACCATCACCATCGGACCACTCATCTCGCTGCCGTCCTACCTTCCATCCCTCACCTCGAGTTTGTGGAAAGAGGACAATGTATGCACTTCTTGGCTGGACAAGCAACCGGATGGCTCTGTGGTGTACGTCAACTTCGGGAGCATCACAGTCATGTCGACGGAGCAGATGGTGGAGTTTGCACGGGGGTTAGATGGCGCCGGCAGCCCGTTCCTATGGGTTGTCCGGCCAGATATGGTGCGGGATGGCAGCCTGCCTGAGGGGTTCGTGGAGGAGGTGGCGGGGAGGGGGCTCATTGTGGGGTGGTGCGACCAGGAGGCGGTTCTGGAGCACCGCGCAACTGGGGGTTTCTTGACCCATTGCGGGTGGAACTCGACACTGGAGAGCCTACGCGCTGGCGTGCCAATGGTATGTTGGCCATTCTTCGCTGAGCAAGTGACCAACTGCAGGTACGCATGTGACGAGTGGGGTGTCGGCATTGAGATGGCGCGCCAGGCCGGGCGGGAAGAGGTGCAGGCGGCGGTGAGGGAGCTGATGGGTGACAGGGCGATGAGACGGAAGGCGGCAGAGTGGAAGGAGAAGGCAGAGAAGGCAGTCACGGTGGGTGGTTCATCGCACGGGAACCTCGAGAGGTTCATCCAAGAGATCGCGCGCGTCAAGTGA